In one Candidatus Nitronereus thalassa genomic region, the following are encoded:
- the recR gene encoding recombination mediator RecR → MSVQQQSQGLLAKLTKEFVRLPGIGQKTAQRLAFHMMKANKEDALRLANAIRDVKEFVTFCVQCRNIAECELCEICQDPKRDRTKILVVEEPSTLFAIDQSRGYKGLYHVLMGSLSPLDGVGPADIRVKELELRVQGGGVEEIIVATNPTIEGEATAIYLTKVLKPYGVKISRIAYGIPVGMDIEYADDVTLTKSIEGRREL, encoded by the coding sequence ATGAGCGTACAACAGCAATCCCAAGGCCTGTTGGCTAAACTGACGAAAGAGTTTGTCCGTTTGCCGGGCATCGGACAAAAGACAGCCCAACGACTAGCCTTCCACATGATGAAAGCCAATAAGGAAGACGCATTGCGGCTCGCCAATGCCATCCGTGACGTCAAAGAATTCGTGACCTTCTGTGTCCAGTGCCGCAATATCGCGGAATGCGAGTTATGCGAGATCTGCCAAGACCCGAAGCGAGACCGTACGAAAATCTTAGTGGTCGAAGAACCCAGCACTCTCTTTGCCATTGACCAAAGCCGTGGATATAAAGGCTTATATCACGTGTTGATGGGATCGCTCTCTCCACTGGATGGCGTAGGCCCAGCGGATATTCGCGTAAAAGAACTGGAACTCCGTGTGCAAGGCGGAGGCGTAGAAGAAATCATTGTCGCCACCAACCCCACCATTGAAGGCGAAGCCACAGCGATTTATCTCACCAAAGTGCTCAAACCCTACGGAGTAAAAATCTCTCGTATCGCCTATGGCATCCCGGTCGGCATGGATATCGAATATGCCGATGATGTCACCCTCACCAAATCCATCGAAGGTCGGCGGGAACTATAA
- the dnaX gene encoding DNA polymerase III subunit gamma/tau, translated as MEYQVSARKFRPGTFDELIGQPHVVQTLRNAILRKQVAHAYLFSGMRGVGKTTVARILAKALNCENGPTTDPCGQCESCKEVTRGNSVDVIEIDGASNTGVDDVRELRENVKYSPFRGTYRIYIIDEVHMLSNSAFNALLKTLEEPPAHAVFVFATTEVHKIPATITSRCQHFNFRRIPRREIIARLLEVAQRNGVNIEERSLGAIAQASEGSMRDALSLLDQAVAFGGKSITDQDIEEMLGSVPDELVRRLVETVVSQDAAAAVELVGEVIDHGYDLRAYCGAVVERMRNLMIAAVVPEAGQAEGLMDLPSEDVQQLMTEAKAFSVEQLQELFQLFAQAEDRLRATAHPRFAFEVATVRAARLRQRPQAETNSPAKDTRPKPQVKNTEAPQAATPRQPVPESATKQKTSPPPERQTTSGSTPARNEPRPIPRPPIPSNRPPQATVPPSAPERPPAVSTTSPTKAAPPRGRPSPALAPAIRQEDWHKVVEAMVKKYPNIGTFLEMGMLVKVEGHQVIIGFPKTASVACSRIQKEETRTLVSTVCQEVVGATVQLRVVELTEGHESGPSIKQIRAQQQKQDEDALLQEAKANPLVKQTMELFGGAVIKASRMVEKVENKEA; from the coding sequence ATGGAATACCAAGTCTCCGCGAGAAAATTTCGGCCCGGCACCTTTGACGAACTCATTGGCCAGCCGCATGTTGTCCAAACCTTGCGCAATGCGATTCTTCGAAAGCAGGTAGCTCATGCCTATTTGTTTTCCGGCATGCGCGGCGTGGGGAAGACCACGGTGGCGCGTATTCTGGCCAAGGCGCTGAATTGCGAAAATGGCCCCACGACCGACCCCTGCGGACAATGCGAAAGCTGTAAAGAAGTCACACGCGGAAACTCAGTGGATGTCATCGAAATCGACGGAGCGTCCAATACCGGCGTCGATGATGTTCGAGAGCTTCGGGAAAACGTGAAATATTCCCCATTTCGTGGCACTTATCGAATTTACATTATCGACGAAGTCCACATGCTCTCGAATTCCGCATTTAACGCCCTTCTCAAAACTCTTGAAGAACCTCCGGCCCATGCTGTCTTTGTCTTTGCCACGACCGAGGTCCATAAGATCCCGGCCACGATAACCTCACGCTGTCAGCATTTTAATTTCCGCCGCATCCCGCGCCGGGAAATCATTGCTCGCCTGCTTGAAGTCGCTCAACGGAATGGGGTCAACATTGAAGAACGAAGCCTCGGTGCTATTGCCCAGGCCAGCGAAGGCAGCATGCGCGATGCCTTAAGTTTGCTGGATCAGGCCGTGGCCTTTGGAGGAAAATCGATCACCGATCAGGATATTGAAGAAATGCTCGGCTCGGTCCCTGACGAATTGGTGCGCCGATTAGTGGAAACCGTGGTCAGTCAGGACGCTGCCGCTGCCGTGGAATTGGTCGGGGAAGTGATCGATCACGGCTATGATCTTCGCGCGTATTGTGGCGCTGTCGTGGAACGCATGCGGAATCTCATGATCGCGGCCGTCGTGCCAGAAGCAGGACAGGCTGAAGGGTTGATGGATTTACCAAGCGAAGATGTCCAGCAACTGATGACCGAGGCCAAAGCTTTTTCTGTGGAGCAATTACAGGAACTCTTTCAATTGTTTGCCCAGGCTGAAGACCGTCTTCGTGCCACTGCCCATCCGCGATTCGCCTTTGAAGTGGCAACAGTTCGAGCCGCTCGTCTGCGGCAACGCCCACAAGCGGAGACCAACAGTCCTGCGAAAGACACGAGGCCCAAGCCTCAGGTCAAAAATACAGAAGCCCCTCAGGCCGCCACACCAAGACAGCCAGTCCCGGAATCGGCCACGAAACAAAAAACATCACCTCCACCGGAGCGCCAAACCACATCGGGTTCGACTCCAGCACGAAATGAGCCCCGTCCCATTCCCAGGCCCCCAATACCCAGCAACCGCCCACCACAGGCTACGGTTCCTCCTAGTGCCCCGGAGCGGCCGCCCGCCGTATCCACGACATCCCCAACCAAGGCGGCTCCACCAAGAGGTCGACCATCCCCCGCTTTGGCCCCGGCGATTCGACAGGAGGATTGGCACAAAGTCGTCGAAGCAATGGTCAAAAAATATCCGAACATCGGCACGTTTCTCGAAATGGGGATGCTGGTCAAAGTCGAAGGGCATCAAGTCATTATTGGATTTCCCAAAACCGCGTCGGTGGCCTGTTCTCGGATTCAAAAAGAAGAAACTCGGACCTTGGTCTCCACTGTTTGCCAGGAAGTCGTCGGCGCCACCGTACAACTGCGCGTGGTCGAATTAACCGAAGGTCATGAGAGTGGACCAAGCATCAAACAGATACGAGCCCAACAACAGAAACAAGATGAAGACGCCTTGCTGCAAGAAGCAAAGGCCAACCCCCTAGTGAAGCAAACCATGGAATTATTTGGCGGTGCTGTGATCAAAGCCAGCCGCATGGTCGAGAAAGTCGAGAATAAGGAGGCATAA
- a CDS encoding YbaB/EbfC family nucleoid-associated protein: MSKNPFGNMGNLMKQAQEMQERLGKIQEEAEHKTVEASAGGGMVTVTANGGMKITKIAIDPEVLKSEDPDMLQDLLVAATNEALRKAKELMAEEVKGLTGGMGIPGMF, from the coding sequence ATGTCGAAAAATCCATTTGGCAATATGGGCAACTTGATGAAACAAGCGCAAGAAATGCAAGAACGATTGGGCAAGATTCAAGAAGAGGCCGAACATAAAACTGTGGAAGCATCCGCGGGCGGAGGCATGGTCACGGTCACCGCCAATGGGGGAATGAAAATTACCAAAATTGCGATTGACCCTGAGGTTTTGAAATCCGAAGATCCGGATATGCTCCAAGACTTATTAGTCGCAGCCACCAACGAAGCCCTTCGAAAAGCTAAAGAACTCATGGCCGAAGAAGTGAAAGGGCTGACTGGCGGCATGGGCATCCCGGGGATGTTTTAA